In the genome of Cryptococcus deuterogattii R265 chromosome 6, complete sequence, one region contains:
- a CDS encoding mRNA cleavage and polyadenylation factor Clp1 — MQTLSSDSVFINSQELTPSAWYPIYRHTKSALYAPTTARVQVTNLPASQYTSTSTVQPQLLNLHLAMERQRILSKRGLEQRGPRVMIMGPQSSGKTTVMKNLVNLALGTGMGWTPGVIGLDPSSPPNLIPGSLSISTPSHPIPTHHLAHPLGSPPASTAANTVSGDVETASWWLGALEPTNKNAEVWRVLVEHMAEAWRMRCEKDRNASISGLFLDTPAAFTVPTLGTKKDDPKARYTLVSHAIQAFDIDTIIVIGHEKLHIDLSRLPLVQSRQLNVIRIPKSGGAVDLDDHDRETAHLFQVRTYFYGEPPLPPQISSLVGKMVSLDFELSPYSFQIPWSRLVVLRVGEENSAPSSALPLGSSKVLSPLRLTRVDPSGPGHVVRLLNRVLALVDVKPEDRIASAKEPEVKEEVKEEKNEKDGEAKQEDGEGEKIGQGEGEGDGDGEGEAEGEVEGEGEDDQEEVPFREEIGTREVLGFIVITAIDTFARKYTVLSPTPGRLPTTVAIAGAIEWVDSA, encoded by the exons ATGCAgactctctcttccgaTTCAGTTTTTATCAACTCCCAAGAACTTACTCCTTCGGCCTGGTATCCGATCTACCGGCACACAAAATCCGCCCTCTATGCCCCAACTACTGCCAGAGTACAGGTGACAAACCTCCCGGCATCCCAATatacatccacatccaccgTTCAACCGCAGCTGCTGAATCTCCATTTGGCAATGGAGCGCCAGCGGATACTGTCAAAGCGAGGATTGGAGCAGCGGGGGCCTCGGGTGATGATCATGGGCCCTCAAAGTTCAGGAAAGACAACAGTCATGAAGAACTTAGTCAATTTGGCCTTAGGGACCGGTATGGGCTGGACACCTGGTGTGATTGGCCTGGATCCGTCAAGT CCTCCTAACCTCATCCCGGGAAGTTTGTCCATCTCGACACCATCACATCCGATCCCCACCCATCATTTGGCCCATCCCTTGGGCTCACCGCCTGCTTCTACTGCGGCCAATACTGTCTCCGGAGATGTAGAAACGGCCAGTTGGTGGCTTGGAGCTCTTGAACCGACAAACAAGAATGCCGAAGTATGGCGGGTTCTGGTTGAGCACATGGCAGAAGCTTGGCGAATGAGATGCGAAAAGGACAGGAACG CCAGCATCTCTGGCCTCTTCCTCGATACCCCTGCCGCATTCACGGTCCCCACTCTCGGCACCAAGAAAGACGACCCTAAAGCTCGATATACTTTGGTCAGTCATGCTATCCAGGCGTTTGATATTGacaccatcatcgtcattgGCCACGAAAAGCTACATATCGATCTCTCCCGTCTTCCTCTAGTACAATCACGGCAACTCAACGTGATCCGTATCCCCAAATCAGGCGGCGCTGTCGACCTTGATGATCACGATCGCGAGACtgctcatctcttccaagTCCGAACCTATTTTTATGGTGAACCGCCACTCCCGCCACAAATCTCCAGCCTCGTagggaagatggtgtcTCTCGATTTCGAGTTATCGCCATACTCATTCCAGATTCCATGGAGCAGGCTTGTTGTCCTTCGTGTCGGAGAAGAAAACTCGGCCCCGTCGTCCGCCCTGCCGCTTGGTTCCAGTAAGGTACTGTCACCTTTAAGATTGACTAGGGTGGATCCCAGTGGACCCGGACATGTGGTAAGGCTGTTGAATAGGGTCTTGGCGTTGGTAGATGTCAAGCCTGAGGATAGGATTGCGTCGGCGAAGGAACCagaagtgaaagaggaagtgaaggaagaaaagaacgagaaggatggagaggctaaacaagaagatggtgagggagagaaaatAGGACAAGGGGAGGGCGAGGGCGATGGCGAtggcgaaggagaagctgagggagaagttgaaggtgaaggcgaGGATGATCAGGAAGAAGTACCGTTCagggaagagattgggACAAGGGAAGTGTTGGGATTCATCGTCAT CACTGCCATAGATACATTCGCTCGCAAGTATACCGTGTTATCACCCACACCAGGCCGTCTGCCAACTACGGTCGCCATCGCTGGTGCTATCGAATGGGTTGACTCTGCATAA
- a CDS encoding ubiquitin-conjugating enzyme E2 W, producing the protein MPGQRLATKRLMKELGDIENKGTPPGISLLSADSMEEWIFTIAVLGDETIYKGEQFALRIKFEDRYPIEVPQVTFVVNDIWQAPIHPHIYSNGHICASILGNDWSPVLNAVSICITMQSMLASNKSKVRPEGDQRYVRNAPANPKLTSWKYDDDTV; encoded by the exons ATGCCAGGCCAACGCTTAGCAACAAAACGCCTCA TGAAGGAACTTGGTGATATTGAAAACAAGGGTACGCCTCCAGGTATATCTCTTTTGAGCGCAGATAGcatggaagaatggatCTTCACTATCGCGGTACTTGGCGATGAGACAATTTACAAA GGCGAGCAATTCGCTCTCAGAATTAAGTTTGAAGATCGGTATCCTATAGAGGTGCCACAA GTAACCTTTGTGGTAAATGATATATGGCAAGCGCCTATTCATCCTCATATATATTCGAACGGGCACATCTGTGCTTCCATATTAGGTAACGACTGGTCCCCAG TCCTGAATGCCGTTTCAATCTGCATCACCATGCAATCCATGCTCGCATCGAACAAGTCCAAAGTCAG ACCCGAAGGGGATCAACGATATGTGAGGAATGCTCCTGCAAACCCAAAGCTTACATCATGGAAatatgacgatgat ACTGTATAA
- a CDS encoding clathrin assembly protein, with translation MLNYVMLVSRQGKVRLAKWFQTLPAKTKNKIVKDVTQLVLARRTRMCNFLEYKDTKVIYRRYASLFFITSISPGDNELITLEIIHRYVEVLDRYFGNVCELDLIFNFQKAYAVLDELIIAGEIQESSKKTVLKNVAQSDAIEEAEVAEDSLARLGSLARGGQVG, from the exons ATGCTTAACTATGTCATGCTCGTCTCCCGACAGG GGAAAGTAAGACTTGCAAAGTGGTTCCAAACCCTTCCAGCCAAGACGAAGAATAAGATTGTGAAGGATGTCACTCAGCTTGTACTTGCTAGGCGAACGAGGATGTGTAACTTTTTGGAATACAAAG ACACCAAAGTTATCTACAGACGCTATGCGAGCTTATTTTTCATCACCTCTATTTCACCGGGTGACAACGAGTTGATCACTTTGGAAATTATACATCGTTACGTGGAAGTCTTGGACCGATATTTCGGTAAT GTGTGTGAATTGGATTTAATCTTCAACTTTCAGAAAGCCTATGCTGTCCTTGACGAACTTATCATTGCTGGTGAAATACAAGAATCGTCCAAGAAGACTGTGCTCAAAAAT GTTGCACAATCTGATGCtattgaagaag CTGAAGTAGCTGAAGACTCATTGGCGCGATTGGGTAGCTTAGCAAGAGGTGGGCAAGTTGGATAG